A stretch of the Rhodothermales bacterium genome encodes the following:
- the rpmJ gene encoding 50S ribosomal protein L36, protein MKVRASVKKRSADDKIVRRKGRIYVINKKNPKHKQRQG, encoded by the coding sequence ATGAAAGTCCGCGCAAGTGTAAAGAAGCGTTCCGCCGACGACAAAATTGTCCGTCGCAAGGGACGCATTTACGTGATCAACAAGAAGAATCCGAAACACAAGCAACGTCAGGGTTGA
- the rpsM gene encoding 30S ribosomal protein S13, translated as MPRIAGVDVPTHKRGEIALTSIFGIGRPLAIQILKNAGVDPNVHPENWTEDQTKEIRRVIEDESLVEGQLRTEVQLNIKRLMDIGCYRGLRHRRGLPVRGQRTQTNARTRKGKKKTVAGKKKAPRK; from the coding sequence ATGCCTCGAATTGCAGGAGTAGACGTTCCTACACACAAGCGCGGAGAAATCGCGCTGACGTCCATTTTTGGTATCGGACGCCCGTTGGCGATCCAGATCCTCAAGAATGCGGGCGTTGACCCGAACGTGCACCCAGAAAACTGGACCGAAGATCAGACCAAGGAAATCCGTCGGGTGATCGAGGACGAGTCGTTGGTGGAGGGTCAACTCCGAACGGAAGTTCAGTTGAACATAAAGCGTCTGATGGATATCGGATGCTACCGCGGACTTCGTCATCGTCGCGGTTTGCCGGTCCGTGGACAGCGGACCCAGACGAACGCGCGTACACGGAAGGGCAAGAAGAAGACGGTGGCCGGAAAGAAGAAGGCACCGCGCAAGTAA
- the rpsK gene encoding 30S ribosomal protein S11: MAKRQRGSARPRKKNVVVESNGQAHIKATFNNVQVTLTDQYGNTISWASSGKMGFKGSRKNTPYAAQVAASTAGKEAYDLGLRRVEVYVKGPGSGRESAIRALSGVGLEIATIRDVTPVPHNGCRPPKRRRV; this comes from the coding sequence ATGGCAAAAAGACAACGGGGAAGTGCCCGGCCACGTAAGAAGAATGTTGTTGTAGAGTCAAACGGACAGGCTCATATCAAGGCAACGTTCAACAACGTGCAGGTGACACTCACCGACCAGTACGGGAATACCATTTCCTGGGCCAGTTCCGGAAAGATGGGCTTCAAGGGCAGTCGCAAGAACACGCCGTATGCCGCACAGGTGGCAGCGTCGACGGCTGGCAAGGAAGCTTACGATCTGGGTCTGCGTCGGGTCGAGGTCTATGTAAAAGGACCTGGATCCGGTCGTGAGTCCGCCATACGGGCATTGTCGGGGGTAGGGCTGGAAATAGCCACTATCCGCGACGTTACGCCTGTTCCCCACAATGGCTGTCGGCCTCCAAAGCGTCGCCGCGTGTGA
- the rpsD gene encoding 30S ribosomal protein S4 — MARYRGPKQKIARRFKEPIFGPSKALERKPHPPGQHGRSRRRKESEYSVQLKEKQKARFTYGLLERQFRNLFEKAARKKGVTGENLLKFLEARLDNTVYRLGFARTRRQARQLVNHGHIMVNGSVVDIPSAMLRGGDIVSIRPKSRNLEIVRDAANTTRRSFPWLEVDRNMLQGKFLDFPNREDIPENIKEQLIVELYSK, encoded by the coding sequence ATGGCCCGTTACAGAGGCCCGAAACAAAAGATCGCGCGCCGGTTCAAGGAGCCGATCTTCGGCCCGAGCAAGGCGCTCGAGCGCAAGCCCCACCCACCGGGGCAACATGGCCGTTCGCGCCGCCGCAAGGAAAGCGAATACTCCGTTCAGCTCAAGGAAAAGCAGAAGGCCCGTTTCACGTACGGTCTGCTTGAGCGTCAATTCCGGAATCTGTTCGAGAAGGCAGCCCGGAAGAAGGGCGTGACAGGAGAGAACCTGCTGAAGTTCCTCGAAGCACGTCTGGACAACACGGTCTATCGCCTTGGTTTTGCCCGTACACGTCGTCAGGCGCGTCAGTTGGTGAACCATGGTCACATCATGGTCAACGGAAGCGTTGTTGATATCCCATCCGCCATGCTGCGTGGTGGAGATATCGTTTCCATCCGGCCCAAGAGCCGGAATCTGGAAATCGTAAGGGATGCGGCGAATACGACCCGCCGCAGTTTCCCGTGGTTGGAAGTCGACCGGAACATGCTGCAGGGCAAGTTCCTGGATTTCCCGAATCGCGAGGACATCCCGGAGAACATCAAGGAGCAACTCATTGTCGAGTTGTACTCGAAGTAA